From a single Endozoicomonas euniceicola genomic region:
- the citX gene encoding citrate lyase holo-[acyl-carrier protein] synthase, which translates to MSRVTLQDMLQARDWRREQQQRMLKQHGGSLISFTINMPGDVKDCYASRVAFEQGLKAVQTLLGKKDWQCLDTLTERKATGPLALMALAQPDTTVVKQAMIELENEHPLGRLFDLDVLDRDGRILSRKEFGAPVRKCLLCHLDAVICARSQQHDIQQLRTHIHELVMSQQTTVDE; encoded by the coding sequence ATGAGCAGGGTAACACTTCAGGATATGCTTCAGGCACGGGACTGGCGGCGTGAGCAGCAACAGCGAATGTTAAAGCAGCACGGCGGCTCTCTGATCTCCTTCACCATCAATATGCCCGGTGACGTGAAAGACTGTTATGCCAGCCGGGTTGCCTTTGAGCAGGGGCTGAAAGCAGTGCAGACGCTGTTGGGCAAAAAAGACTGGCAGTGCCTGGATACCCTGACGGAGCGAAAAGCCACAGGGCCATTGGCACTGATGGCTTTGGCACAGCCGGATACGACAGTGGTCAAGCAAGCAATGATCGAACTGGAAAATGAACACCCGCTGGGGAGACTGTTTGATCTTGATGTCCTTGACCGGGACGGACGAATTCTTTCCCGGAAAGAATTTGGAGCCCCGGTGCGTAAATGCCTTCTGTGTCATCTTGATGCGGTTATCTGTGCCCGTTCACAACAGCATGATATTCAGCAGCTGCGTACGCATATCCATGAGTTGGTTATGTCACAACAAACGACTGTTGACGAATAA
- a CDS encoding ATP-binding protein — protein MFDKIKPILNWFSGSKFQYRIFLILLLTSLFEIVTVSQGASSLIDDIIAEQVSHKALSQAKIIARIPLIKRALQEQSPELIQDLMRDVQRSSDTAFIVVGDLHSVRYFHPSPDKVGLTMTGGDNNWEQLRLGQPYSSISTGSMGLSVRGKAPVMDEQGRLVGIVSVGYMVSQIDSRIASDAAPVIYLTFFIVLLALFIAFVLSCYLKKQLLGMEPESIARQLQERTAIMRSLYEGFVAVDDKGIITAANPSAREALSQGETPLRGRNIREFPQFMALVQQEELCQEKDLHITVDDTMLICNATRYGTPGTPYGTVISFRKQEDIELLTQQLSQVRQYVETLRVQAHEYANKLSVIGGMIYMQDYDRALSYIESQSRSHQQTIDFMNQNIFFPKLRGLLMGKYHQAQELGIEFIMDDGCCLNKLPETTTEEQVIAIVGNLLSNAFEAVQRHITGERQVTLLITDVGDDLVIEVEDNGPGIPDDKIPDIIRKGVTSKKGVNHGVGLFLVNSIINQANGHLLFEPAQPSGVIVTAVIPGHPTRCRNGSEPTVSY, from the coding sequence TTGTTTGACAAGATTAAACCCATACTGAACTGGTTTTCGGGCTCAAAGTTTCAGTACCGTATCTTTCTTATCCTTCTGTTAACCAGTCTGTTTGAAATTGTCACGGTCAGTCAGGGAGCCTCGTCTCTGATAGACGACATCATTGCAGAACAGGTCAGCCATAAGGCATTGAGTCAGGCAAAAATAATAGCCCGTATTCCCCTGATCAAGAGGGCGCTTCAGGAACAATCTCCGGAGTTAATTCAAGACCTGATGCGTGACGTTCAACGCTCTTCAGACACCGCTTTTATTGTTGTTGGTGATTTACACAGTGTACGATACTTTCACCCAAGCCCTGATAAAGTTGGCCTGACCATGACAGGCGGTGACAATAACTGGGAACAGTTACGCCTTGGACAACCCTATAGCTCGATCAGTACCGGCAGTATGGGGCTTTCGGTCCGGGGGAAAGCCCCGGTGATGGATGAACAGGGTCGTCTGGTGGGCATTGTCTCGGTGGGGTATATGGTGAGCCAGATCGACAGTCGTATTGCCTCAGATGCTGCCCCTGTTATTTACCTGACTTTCTTTATTGTGCTACTGGCGCTCTTTATCGCGTTTGTTCTCTCATGCTATCTGAAAAAGCAGCTTCTGGGCATGGAGCCCGAGAGTATTGCAAGACAGCTGCAGGAACGTACCGCAATCATGCGGTCACTCTATGAAGGCTTTGTGGCTGTAGACGACAAAGGTATTATTACTGCTGCCAACCCATCGGCCCGGGAAGCCCTGTCCCAGGGTGAAACCCCGCTGCGGGGGAGGAATATCCGTGAGTTCCCGCAATTCATGGCGCTGGTACAACAGGAAGAACTCTGTCAGGAAAAAGACCTGCATATTACCGTCGACGATACCATGCTCATTTGCAACGCCACACGCTACGGAACCCCCGGCACTCCTTACGGAACGGTGATCAGCTTCCGCAAACAGGAAGATATTGAATTACTGACCCAGCAGCTGTCACAGGTCAGGCAATATGTAGAAACCCTCAGAGTGCAGGCTCACGAGTACGCCAACAAGCTCTCTGTCATTGGCGGCATGATTTATATGCAAGATTATGACCGGGCACTTTCCTATATAGAAAGCCAGAGTCGTTCACACCAGCAAACCATTGATTTTATGAATCAGAACATCTTTTTCCCTAAACTTCGGGGGTTGCTGATGGGCAAGTACCATCAGGCCCAGGAGCTGGGAATAGAGTTTATTATGGACGACGGCTGTTGTCTTAATAAGCTACCAGAGACGACGACCGAGGAACAGGTAATTGCCATTGTGGGTAATTTACTCAGTAATGCTTTCGAGGCAGTACAACGCCATATCACCGGAGAAAGACAGGTAACGCTTCTTATTACGGATGTAGGTGACGATCTTGTTATAGAGGTCGAGGATAACGGCCCGGGCATACCGGATGATAAAATCCCTGACATTATCCGCAAAGGCGTGACGTCCAAAAAGGGAGTAAACCATGGTGTCGGGCTGTTCCTTGTCAACAGCATTATCAATCAGGCCAATGGTCACTTACTGTTTGAACCGGCACAGCCATCAGGGGTCATTGTCACTGCCGTTATTCCGGGGCATCCAACCCGTTGTCGGAATGGCTCTGAACCTACAGTTTCTTACTAA
- the citF gene encoding citrate lyase subunit alpha, which yields MNKNSIGREIPVSGVELFGGPFQKTPYLPRESGIPSHNRNGKIVDSLEQAIINSGLKDGMTISFHHHFRGGDKVLNKVMAIIADMGIKDLTIAPSSLLDHHSPVIEHIKNGVISKIYTSGMRGEIGQFISEGGMEEPVIIHSHGGRARMIESGELTIDVAFLGASTSDIFGNANGQSGKTRCGSLGYAKVDSAHATHTILLTEQITGFPNIPNSIPQDHVNSIVVLDEIGDSSKISQGAVRMTKNPQELLIARQTAQVIEHSGFFKDGFSFQTGSGGSSLAVARFLKDIMDRHNVKGGVALGGITTPLVQLHEEGYFPKLMDTQSFDGGAVESIARNPDHLEISASQYASLHTGSCSVNMLDFVVLSALEVDTDFNVNVMTGSDGVLRGASGGHCDTAAGANVTILVMPLVRGRIPCVVDAVNTVVTPGSTVDVLVTDQGIAVNPARKELQERLLAAGLPVVSIEYLHERAISITGKPQPIDYNDRVVALVQYRDGTIIDVVRQVAS from the coding sequence CGGTATCAGGCGTTGAGCTGTTTGGCGGGCCTTTCCAGAAAACCCCCTACCTGCCCCGTGAAAGTGGCATTCCGTCCCATAACCGCAATGGCAAGATTGTTGATTCCCTGGAACAGGCGATCATTAACAGCGGCCTTAAGGATGGGATGACCATCTCCTTCCACCACCATTTCCGTGGCGGTGACAAGGTGCTTAACAAGGTCATGGCAATCATTGCCGATATGGGCATAAAAGACCTGACCATTGCGCCGAGTTCTTTGCTTGATCACCATTCGCCGGTTATTGAGCATATAAAAAACGGTGTCATTAGCAAAATATACACCTCCGGCATGCGTGGTGAGATTGGTCAGTTCATCTCTGAAGGCGGGATGGAAGAACCGGTCATCATCCACTCCCACGGTGGCCGGGCGCGAATGATTGAGTCCGGTGAGCTGACCATTGACGTGGCTTTTCTTGGTGCGTCAACATCCGATATTTTTGGCAACGCCAACGGCCAGAGTGGCAAGACCCGCTGCGGTTCCCTCGGCTACGCCAAGGTGGATTCCGCCCACGCCACTCACACCATTCTGCTGACCGAGCAGATCACGGGTTTTCCAAACATCCCCAACAGCATTCCCCAGGATCACGTGAACAGCATTGTGGTTCTGGATGAAATTGGCGATTCATCCAAAATCAGTCAGGGCGCGGTGCGGATGACCAAAAACCCTCAGGAATTGCTTATTGCCCGACAGACTGCCCAGGTCATTGAACACTCCGGCTTTTTCAAGGACGGCTTTTCATTCCAGACCGGTTCCGGTGGCTCATCACTGGCTGTCGCCCGTTTCCTGAAAGACATTATGGATCGCCATAACGTTAAAGGCGGCGTGGCGCTGGGTGGCATCACCACCCCACTGGTTCAGCTTCATGAGGAAGGTTATTTCCCCAAGCTGATGGATACCCAGTCTTTTGACGGTGGCGCGGTGGAGTCCATTGCCCGCAACCCGGATCATCTGGAAATTTCCGCCTCCCAATACGCCAGCCTGCACACCGGAAGCTGCTCCGTGAATATGCTGGACTTTGTGGTGCTGAGCGCCCTGGAAGTAGATACCGACTTCAATGTTAATGTTATGACCGGCTCCGACGGTGTGCTCCGGGGAGCTTCCGGCGGGCATTGCGATACAGCGGCGGGAGCCAATGTCACCATTCTGGTGATGCCACTGGTGCGTGGGCGCATCCCCTGTGTGGTGGATGCCGTTAACACCGTGGTGACACCCGGTTCTACCGTCGATGTGCTGGTCACAGACCAGGGCATTGCCGTGAATCCGGCCCGAAAAGAATTACAGGAGCGACTGCTGGCGGCAGGCTTACCCGTGGTCAGCATTGAGTACCTGCACGAGCGAGCCATCAGCATTACCGGCAAGCCTCAGCCTATCGACTATAACGACCGGGTTGTCGCCCTGGTTCAATACCGTGACGGCACCATTATCGACGTGGTTCGTCAGGTGGCTTCCTGA
- a CDS encoding AAA family ATPase: MTVFLAYDTVIEHYIGKAMIVELFVENYKSIKQRQSLNLTKMTGEELSDNAFELNAPNNLCLLRSAAIYGANAAGKSNFISALGTMQMIVKESAKESQRGDKLPVVPFRLANDSIKEPTEFEIVFIAEGVKYQYGFSLTESQIKEEWLFASPKGRAQRWFIRAYDEETQQYAWDFSSHFLGKKQLWREATKSNSLFLSTAVMLNSEQLKPVFDWFDNTLKVTNIGGWEPGYTAQLCSESKTKNEVLSFLKSADLDISDIHLELKRIDKNSLPDAMSEEFKDKILKDLKDKEIIDIKTIHKNSAGEDVLFDLSEESDGTRKLFAFAGPWIDSLKNGRVLFIDELHDSLHPNMVKFLIKLFNDKNTNQNNAQLVFTTHETSVLDQRVFRRDQIWFCSKDKDQSTDIYPLTDFSPRKGVDNLEKAYLSGRYGALPLVSNFEFLGSKGSSRT, from the coding sequence ATGACTGTATTTTTAGCCTATGATACAGTCATTGAACATTACATTGGAAAAGCTATGATTGTTGAACTGTTCGTAGAGAACTACAAATCAATCAAACAACGCCAATCTCTCAACCTGACAAAGATGACTGGTGAAGAGTTATCTGATAATGCTTTTGAGCTTAACGCTCCAAACAACCTGTGTCTGTTAAGGTCAGCAGCAATTTATGGGGCGAATGCGGCTGGAAAGTCAAATTTCATCTCAGCTCTAGGCACAATGCAGATGATCGTGAAAGAATCTGCAAAAGAATCCCAAAGAGGCGACAAGCTTCCTGTTGTTCCTTTTCGCTTAGCAAATGATTCCATTAAAGAGCCAACAGAGTTTGAAATCGTTTTTATTGCCGAAGGTGTCAAATACCAATACGGTTTTTCCTTAACTGAGAGTCAAATTAAAGAAGAATGGCTTTTTGCCTCTCCAAAAGGCAGAGCTCAACGTTGGTTTATCAGAGCATATGATGAAGAAACACAACAGTATGCCTGGGATTTTTCATCACACTTTCTAGGTAAAAAACAGCTTTGGAGAGAGGCTACAAAATCTAATTCACTTTTCTTGTCTACTGCTGTTATGTTGAATAGCGAACAGCTAAAACCAGTCTTTGACTGGTTTGATAACACCCTAAAAGTTACAAACATTGGTGGCTGGGAACCAGGTTATACTGCACAACTATGCAGTGAAAGTAAAACAAAGAATGAAGTCTTAAGTTTTTTAAAATCAGCTGATCTTGATATTAGTGACATTCACTTAGAGTTAAAGAGGATTGATAAGAATTCTCTTCCTGATGCTATGTCAGAAGAATTTAAAGATAAAATCCTGAAAGACCTTAAGGATAAAGAGATTATTGATATTAAAACCATCCATAAAAATTCTGCAGGTGAAGATGTATTATTTGACTTAAGTGAAGAATCCGATGGCACCAGAAAACTATTTGCTTTTGCTGGGCCCTGGATTGACAGTCTGAAAAATGGCAGGGTCTTATTCATTGATGAATTACACGATAGCCTGCATCCTAATATGGTTAAGTTTCTAATCAAGTTATTCAATGATAAAAATACTAACCAAAATAATGCCCAGCTTGTATTTACCACACATGAAACCTCAGTTCTGGACCAGCGTGTATTCAGAAGAGATCAAATTTGGTTTTGTAGCAAAGATAAGGATCAATCAACAGATATTTACCCTCTAACCGACTTCAGTCCGAGAAAAGGTGTGGACAACCTCGAAAAAGCATACTTATCTGGCCGCTATGGCGCACTGCCACTTGTTAGTAATTTTGAGTTTCTGGGTTCTAAGGGAAGCAGCAGAACATAA
- a CDS encoding RloB family protein, which produces MMGSEDLFHKRKARKSTDNKRKKARRQPYDKVLIVCEGQKTEPVYFEEVRLIHELDSANIEIDGTCGSSPMSVVNHAHALYLKELSSGDSYNKVFCVFDRDRHSTFHKAVKLVETINQELAAEGLSDQVKFKAITSNPSFEYWFLLHYNPTTKPYAPIQGKSVGDQAIDDLRQFIPDYRKTQKGLYQKSIDENTLSSAIANSKRIFESANRSDDSDSCTNVHELVLYLRSMKDA; this is translated from the coding sequence ATGATGGGCAGTGAAGATTTGTTTCACAAAAGAAAGGCGAGAAAGTCAACAGACAACAAGAGAAAAAAGGCCAGGAGACAGCCTTATGATAAAGTTTTGATTGTTTGTGAAGGTCAGAAGACAGAGCCTGTTTACTTTGAAGAAGTCAGGCTCATTCATGAGCTTGATTCAGCCAATATCGAAATTGATGGTACTTGTGGTTCTAGCCCTATGAGCGTAGTGAATCATGCACATGCCTTATATCTTAAGGAGTTATCATCAGGAGATAGCTATAACAAAGTTTTTTGTGTTTTTGATAGAGACAGACATTCCACCTTTCATAAAGCAGTAAAGCTTGTGGAAACTATAAACCAGGAGCTTGCTGCAGAAGGCTTGAGCGATCAGGTTAAATTCAAAGCAATAACATCAAATCCATCTTTTGAGTATTGGTTTTTACTTCACTATAACCCAACAACAAAACCATACGCTCCTATTCAAGGAAAAAGTGTTGGGGATCAGGCGATTGATGATCTGAGACAATTTATACCGGACTACAGGAAAACTCAGAAAGGCTTATATCAAAAATCAATCGACGAAAATACGCTGAGCTCAGCTATTGCGAATTCAAAAAGGATATTTGAATCTGCAAACAGATCGGATGACTCAGATTCGTGTACAAATGTTCATGAGCTGGTTCTGTATTTGCGCAGCATGAAAGACGCATAA
- the citS gene encoding citrate/sodium symporter CitS, with amino-acid sequence MSTQTNQHLHAASRESLPDKLMNLEVFGMSIHLFAVAATVILVAHAFDVLPGGLAGGLSISFVIGAVFGEIGKRLPFWNRYIGGAPVLIFLGTAWLVYAGLMSEREVAVITDFIKNYKFIDLFIAVLITGSILSVNRVLLRRSLIGYIPSILFAVTGAAVLGIACGMMFGISPSETIMLYVLPIMGGGNGAGAVPLAEIYQQATGNSAEAYYSVAISILTIANIIAIAAASILDRLGKKYSNLTGEGELVRKGKFKIPEDDKPSRKITPRDLAVGLLLACTAYTLGHILSQIVPSLAGVSIHRYAYMVIVVAVMNMSGIVPVELKIGAQKMSQFFSKQMLWVLMVGVGVAYTDLGEIIAAISLTNIIMATMIVLGAVIGGALGGRVAGFYEIETAITAGLCMANRGGSGDLEVMAAAKRMHLISYAQISSRLGGGIVLVIASIAFGILA; translated from the coding sequence ATGAGTACACAAACCAATCAGCATCTTCACGCTGCGTCCCGAGAGTCCTTACCCGATAAACTGATGAACCTTGAAGTGTTCGGGATGTCCATTCACCTGTTTGCCGTAGCTGCTACGGTCATTCTTGTGGCGCATGCTTTTGATGTCCTGCCTGGCGGGTTGGCCGGCGGCCTGTCAATCAGTTTTGTCATCGGGGCCGTGTTTGGGGAGATTGGCAAGCGGCTTCCTTTCTGGAACCGCTACATTGGTGGCGCCCCGGTATTGATTTTTCTGGGTACGGCCTGGCTTGTGTACGCTGGCCTGATGTCAGAGCGCGAAGTGGCGGTGATTACGGACTTCATCAAAAACTATAAGTTTATTGACCTGTTCATTGCCGTATTGATTACGGGCAGTATTTTGTCGGTAAACCGCGTTTTGCTCCGTCGTTCTCTGATTGGGTATATTCCTTCCATTTTGTTTGCCGTTACCGGTGCTGCCGTTCTGGGGATTGCCTGCGGAATGATGTTCGGCATTTCACCCAGTGAAACTATTATGCTGTATGTCCTGCCCATTATGGGGGGAGGCAATGGTGCTGGCGCTGTTCCGCTGGCAGAGATTTATCAGCAGGCCACCGGAAATTCTGCCGAAGCTTACTACTCCGTAGCGATTTCCATTCTGACAATTGCCAATATCATTGCTATTGCTGCTGCTTCCATTCTGGACCGTCTGGGTAAAAAGTACTCAAACCTGACCGGTGAGGGCGAGCTGGTTCGCAAGGGTAAGTTCAAGATTCCTGAAGACGACAAGCCTAGTCGTAAAATTACCCCAAGGGATCTCGCTGTTGGTTTGCTGCTGGCTTGTACGGCTTATACCCTTGGTCATATCCTGTCCCAAATAGTACCGTCTTTGGCGGGTGTCAGTATTCACCGGTACGCTTACATGGTTATCGTTGTGGCGGTGATGAATATGTCTGGCATTGTTCCTGTGGAACTGAAAATCGGTGCCCAGAAAATGTCCCAGTTTTTCAGTAAGCAGATGCTTTGGGTTCTGATGGTGGGTGTGGGTGTTGCTTATACCGATCTTGGCGAAATCATTGCGGCGATTTCCCTGACCAACATTATCATGGCAACCATGATTGTACTGGGTGCTGTTATCGGAGGTGCATTGGGCGGGCGAGTGGCTGGTTTCTATGAGATTGAAACCGCTATTACCGCCGGTTTGTGTATGGCTAACCGTGGTGGCTCCGGCGACCTGGAAGTGATGGCCGCAGCCAAACGAATGCACCTGATCTCCTATGCCCAGATTTCATCACGTCTCGGCGGCGGAATTGTTCTTGTTATTGCTTCTATCGCCTTTGGTATTCTGGCCTGA
- a CDS encoding response regulator, translated as MERINTLIVEDDLNIARLNSFCVEQMFRFKEVGIASNTEEARNMINILKPDLVLLDNYLPDGLGIDLVKELGSKDEKPDIILITAARDVETIQAAMRNGVFDYVIKPIAYSRLQESLQRYLDFKLAKGETTLTQNAIDNLFGHTSHSNTGKEYPKGIDPISLEKVRQALDNSETFSATQLSQLIGVSRTTARRYLEYSVSVGMATVAVSHGQVGRPERLYKKARRQ; from the coding sequence ATGGAACGTATTAACACTCTTATCGTTGAAGATGACCTGAATATTGCGCGGCTGAACAGTTTTTGTGTAGAACAGATGTTCCGCTTTAAAGAGGTGGGGATTGCATCCAATACAGAGGAGGCCAGAAATATGATTAACATATTGAAGCCTGATCTGGTTCTGCTGGATAACTACCTGCCCGATGGCCTTGGCATTGACCTGGTCAAAGAGCTGGGCAGTAAGGACGAAAAACCCGACATCATTCTCATCACCGCCGCGCGGGACGTAGAAACCATTCAGGCAGCTATGCGCAATGGCGTCTTTGATTACGTTATCAAGCCCATCGCCTACAGCCGCCTGCAGGAGTCTTTGCAGCGATATCTTGATTTCAAGCTTGCCAAGGGTGAGACAACCCTGACCCAGAATGCGATTGATAATCTGTTTGGCCATACCTCCCACAGCAACACGGGTAAGGAGTACCCCAAAGGTATTGACCCTATCTCACTGGAGAAGGTTCGACAGGCGCTGGACAACAGTGAGACGTTCTCAGCGACCCAGCTAAGTCAGTTGATTGGTGTCAGTCGAACCACTGCCCGTCGCTATCTCGAATATTCTGTCAGTGTTGGTATGGCGACAGTAGCGGTTTCTCATGGTCAGGTAGGAAGGCCGGAAAGGCTGTATAAAAAAGCCCGGAGGCAATAA
- the citG gene encoding triphosphoribosyl-dephospho-CoA synthase CitG has product MIESLLEKPSENYCSDLSDPVQFIAGLAHEAMLLEVLTTPKPGLVDQANSGSHKDMNLSTFIDSAGAIQPWLNHFVSAGMKTAHAPAETVLASIRPQGIACEQAMFSATNGVNTHKGMIFSMAIVLAAAGRQLTLEGKEGLNSEKLCGQVAAMTTGLVERELSSVLKPRTAGERLFQQFGLTGIRGEVESGFATVRQHALPVLTSLLKNGPQNIALLQTLLHLMAHNNDTNIVSRGGMLALKYTQNRARSLLKEGGVLTDNGLTSLHAFDRDMIARNLSPGGSADLLALTWLMHRLETVSIPLFEA; this is encoded by the coding sequence ATGATCGAATCCCTTCTTGAAAAACCTTCAGAAAACTACTGTTCTGACCTATCTGACCCGGTGCAGTTTATTGCCGGACTAGCCCATGAAGCGATGCTGCTGGAAGTATTGACCACGCCAAAACCCGGGCTGGTTGACCAGGCCAATAGTGGTTCACATAAGGATATGAACCTCTCAACGTTTATTGACAGCGCCGGGGCTATTCAGCCATGGCTTAATCATTTTGTGTCGGCTGGAATGAAAACTGCCCATGCACCGGCAGAAACAGTGCTTGCCAGTATCAGACCTCAGGGTATCGCCTGTGAGCAGGCCATGTTTAGTGCCACAAACGGGGTTAACACCCACAAGGGCATGATTTTTTCCATGGCTATCGTCCTTGCAGCAGCGGGTCGACAGCTGACACTGGAAGGGAAAGAAGGGCTGAACAGTGAAAAACTCTGTGGTCAGGTCGCCGCAATGACAACGGGGCTGGTTGAAAGAGAACTGTCGTCTGTCCTGAAACCCCGGACTGCCGGTGAACGTTTGTTCCAACAGTTCGGGCTTACCGGCATCCGGGGAGAAGTGGAGTCCGGCTTTGCAACCGTTCGACAGCACGCCCTGCCGGTACTAACTTCTCTGCTAAAAAACGGCCCTCAAAATATTGCACTGCTACAGACCCTACTGCACCTGATGGCCCACAACAACGACACCAATATCGTTTCCCGTGGGGGAATGCTGGCTTTGAAATACACTCAGAACCGGGCTCGCTCTTTGCTGAAAGAAGGGGGCGTGTTGACAGACAATGGCTTGACCAGCTTGCACGCGTTTGACCGGGATATGATCGCCAGAAACCTGAGCCCTGGTGGCAGTGCCGACCTTCTGGCCCTGACGTGGCTGATGCACAGGCTTGAAACGGTCAGTATTCCTCTGTTTGAAGCCTGA